The Thunnus thynnus chromosome 2, fThuThy2.1, whole genome shotgun sequence genome includes a region encoding these proteins:
- the LOC137191228 gene encoding serine/threonine-protein phosphatase 6 catalytic subunit, with product MAPLDLDKYAEIAKQCKYLPENDLKRLCDYVCDLLLEESNVQPVSTPVTVCGDIHGQFYDLCELFRTGGQVPDTNYIFMGDFVDRGYYSLETFTYLLVLKAKWPDRITLLRGNHESRQITQVYGFYDECQTKYGNANAWRYCTKVFDMLTVAALMDEQILCVHGGLSPDIKTLDQIRTIERNQEIPHKGAFCDLVWSDPEDVDTWAISPRGAGWLFGAKVTNEFVHINNLKLICRAHQLVHEGYKFMFDEKLVTVWSAPNYCYRCGNIASIMVFKDANTREPKLFRAVPDSERVIPPRTTTPYFL from the exons ATGGCGCCCCTAGATTTGGATAAATATGCGGAGATTGCAAAACAGTGTAAATACCTTCCAGAAAATGACCTCAAG AGGTTATGTGACTACGTGTGTGATCTTCTGCTGGAAGAGTCCAACGTTCAGCCTGTTTCTACTCCTGTGACAGTATGTGGAGACATACATGGACAG TTTTATGATCTTTGTGAACTCTTCCGAACCGGTGGCCAGGTCCCAGACACAAATTACATATTCATg GGTGACTTTGTTGACCGGGGATATTACAGTTTGGAGACGTTCACCTACCTGCTGGTGCTGAAAGCCAAATGGCCCGACCGCATCACACTTCTACGTGGAAACCACGAGAGCAGACAGATTACCCAAGTTTACGGCTTTTACG ATGAGTGTCAGACTAAGTATGGGAATGCAAACGCCTGGCGTTATTGCACCAAAGTGTTCGATATGTTAACAGTTGCAGCT ctgatGGATGAGCAGATCCTGTGTGTCCACGGAGGTCTCTCTCCTGACATTAAAACCCTGGATCAAATTCGAACCATTGAGCGGAACCAGGAGATCCCCCACAAAGGAGCGTTTTGTGATCTGGTGTGGTCGGACCCTGAGGACGTGGACACATGGGCCATCAGCCCCAGAGGAGCTGGCTGGCTCTTTGGTGCAAAGGTCACAAATGAG TTTGTTCACATCAACAACCTGAAGCTGATCTGCAGGGCACATCAGCTCGTCCACGAGGGCTACAAGTTCATGTTTGACGAGAAGCTCGTCACAGTGTGGTCGGCTCCTAACTACTGCTATCGCTGCGGCAACATCGCCTCCATTATGGTCTTCAAAGATGCTAACACAAGAGAGCCAAAGCTCTTCCGAGCAGTGCCTGATTCCGAAAGGGTCATTCCACCTCGAACAACAACACCTTATTTCCTGTAa